Within Phycisphaerae bacterium, the genomic segment CGACATCCGCGCCCCGCGCGAAGCGCCGATCGAATAATCAAATGACGTTATTTCACATTCTTAAGACGGAATTAAGGCGATTACCTGAGTTTTATCGTCGTGGATGCCGCGCGCGTTACTGGCGGCCGCGGATAAAATCTTTCAGGAGATATGCCATGAAAACGCCAGACTTTTCTCACGTCCGAACCGCCGCTGTATTTTTCACCGTCCCGTTGCTCCTCATCGGCTGCGCGAAACCGCGAACCTCCGACGGAATCGCGCTCGCCGAGCAGCCCGATGCCGTCATTATCCTTCGCGGCGTCGCCGGTGAAGTGTTCTCCAAGGGCATGGACGAACTCGCCGCGCGGCTTCAGCGCGAGGGCCATCCCACCATCGTCACCTCCTATGCGAACTGGATGACGCTGGCCAGCGCTCGCGACGACAATGAACTTCCGTGCAAGGCGATCATCGGGCACTCGGCGGGCGCCGACCACGCCATCGAAATCGCCCGCGCGCTCAATCGCCGCGGCATTGACGTCGATTACCTGTTCCTCTTCGACCCCCGGTTTCCGCTGACGATCCCCCCCAACGTGCGCCAATGCTACAACTTCATGTCTCCGGTGCCGGTTGGTAACAGTGTTCCGGTCCTGCCCGATCTCGGTAACACCCGCACGGTCATTCACAATGATGTCAAATGGAATCTCGGCCATCTGGACATTGACGACAATCTGGCTCTCCAGAACTTCATCGCCTCCAGGCTCCGGGATCTACCCGATCGCGACGGCGAGTATGGGCCTCGGGTTCGAGTCGTTAGTCACGATTAACCAGGGACAAGCCGGCGCGCCGAATGAGCTTGCAGCACTACGGAAGCTCAATCAGCCAGACGTCGGCTTCCATCCTGTGCCGCGTGTAGTAGATCGCGGAGTCGTCACGGGGCAGACTCATGCCGTTCGTATCCAACCGGTCGGGTGCAATCGACAGGAGCGTCCGGGGGGCTCCGCCGTCGATCTCGACCAGCATTAACTCGTCGTTCCTTAAGAAAACGAGTCGCCGCCCATCGCTTAAGAATTTGGGAAACTCGCCCTTCTCCGCGATCCGCCGGAGCGATTTGGTTTCGATCGTATAGACGCCGATGCCCTCGTTCGAGCCGCTCTCCGTGTCGTAGATGCTGCCGGCGAAGGATTTGCCATCGGGCGACCAGGACGACGCCGTCATTGCGTTCGGCGGTTCCATCGTGGAAATGACCTGCGCCGACTGTTCCGCCCACGGTCGATTCGGATCCATGATCACAATTCGATCGTCGTTCGAGAAGAACAGGCGTTTCCCGTCAGGGCTCCACTGGGGGAACGCGACGGATCGCCCGGTCGTGTGGCTGAGCTGCGTCGGGTTGCTGCCGTCCGGATTCGCAGTCCAAATCTCGTACCGTCCGCTGCGATCCGAGTAGAACGCCAGGCGCTTCCCGTCAGGTGACCAGGAGGGCCCGCGATCCTTGTAGGCATCGCTGGTCAACTGCCGCCGCTCGCTCCCGTCGCTCCGCAGCAGGATGAGATTGTCCGCGGAGACGCAGGCGATCCATTCTCCGTCCGGCGAAACGTCGGGATAAGACAGGATTCCGGTAAATCGCGAAACCGTCTCCGGCGCGCCGACGACGGCTCCTTCTTTGGGGTTGAGGCCCACTCGCTCAATATTCGCGGTCAACGTCACAGACGTCAGGGCCATCTGCCGGCCGTCGGAAGTCAGGCTGGGCTGGGCGAAAATGGTCACGCCCGACGTGACGGGCTCGCAGTCCCCTTGTGGCCGGCCCGTTTGTTCGTCAACGGCCCTTCGCCAGATGTTCATGCTTCCCCCGCGGTCGCTGCAAAAATAGATGAACCGACCGTCCGGCGACCAGACCGGACACCAATCCGTCGCGGGATCGTCCATCAAGGCCACGGGTTCGCCGCCGGAACTTGGAATGCTGTAAATGTCCCGCTGCCCGCCCTTTTTCCAGACCGACCAATAGACGATTCGCAGACCGTGTGGAGACCAGCACGGTTGAACGGCGTCGGTCTCGGTGAGTTTCTTTTTCTCGCCGCTGGAAACATCCACGGACCAGAGCAAACTGGTTGAATTTCTCGAAAGCGGGTCGAAGACGCCCTCCGTCGCAAAGGCGACATGCCGACCATCAGCCGACCACTTGGGATCGAAGCCGAAGTCCGTCAGCCGGCGGGGCGATTCGCCGGTCGCCCCCATCACGAACAACCCTCCACTGTCACGTTCGGAGCGAAAGACGATGCGCGTCCCATCCGGGGAGAATGCGGGCTGCGTGTCGTCCTTGGCGCAGTCCCGGGTGAGATTGAGCGGATTCAACCCGCCAACGCGGAGCGCGAAGATGTCCAGATCGTCGCCGTCAAAGGCGACGTAAACCACCATCTTTCCGTCGGGAGAGAGGGCCGGGTGAGACTCAATGCCTTGTTGGTCCGTGAGTTTCACGAAGTTGCCTGCCAGGGCGCCGGAGCCTCGCGGTCTCGACCGACCGCCCCATTGCCAACCCGCATAGGCCGCGAGAGCAATGGTGGCGGCAAGGGCCGCGATGGCGGCGGCGCGGCGCCCGAACCCCCGGGAGGAAGTCGCCGCGACGTTGATGGCGGTCGTCGACCACTCCCGGTTCGTGACGGACGCTTCGAGCTCCAGCACGGCGTCGCCGATGTCGCGCAAGCGCCGCCTGGGGTTCTTTTCCAATGCGTGCTTCAACAGCTCCCGGACGCGCGGCGGTACCTTCGGTGGCAATGTCGAAAAATCCGGATCACGCTCCAATATCCGTGCAATGATGTCGCTGCTCGACTCGCCGTCAAAAAGCCGACCGCCCGTGAGCATCTCGTAGAGAACACACCCAAACGACCAGATGTCGGTGCGCTTGTCGAGCGACTTGCCGCGGGCCTGTTCAGGCGACATGTACGGCGCCGTGCCCAGGACGACACCCGGCCGCGTGTAATTCGCCGTGATCGTCGGCGAATCGGCCACGCTCGAACCGCCGGATTCTTCCGCGAGGGCTTTGGCCAGACCGAAGTCCAGTACTTTGACCTTGCCCTCCGGCGTGATTTTGATATTCGCTGGCTTGAGGTCGCGGTGGATGACGCCTTTTTCATGCGCTGCCTCGAGGGCCTCGGCAATCTTGACGCCGACATCCAGCCCTTCATCCACGGGCAGCGGTCCCGACGTGAGTCGTTGCGCGAGCGTGGGACCGTCGACAAACTCCATGATAAGCAGGTGCCGGCCGTCGAGGTGTTCGAAACCGTGAATCGCTGCAATGTTCGGATGGCTCAGCGACGCCAGGAGCCGCGCCTCGCGCTCAAACCGCAGAAGCCGCTCCTTGTCGCCGGCCATCGCCTCCGGCAGCACCTTGATCGCCACGTCGCGGTCCAGCCGCGTGTCCTTCGCGCGCCAGACCTCGCCCATCCCGCCGGCGCCGAGGGGTGCGACGATTTCATAGGGGCCGAGCTTCGCGCCGGTTGAAAAGCTCATGGTTTCTTTAGCTCCGCCGGCCAGTTGGTCACGAGATTAATCGGAGCCGAACCTGTGGTAGTGCTGTTGTTGACGACAAACCACTGTCCGTCGGCTGACACGTCGAAAGGCTCGCCTCCCGCGGGTGAGTTCGTAGTGAACAACGCCGTCGCGCTGCCGATTTCAATACTTTCGCCCTCCCCGTTGACCTCGATCGCCATGAGCTTCCTGTCCGCGGCAATATAGAACACTTCCTTCCCATCGAACCGCCATGCCGGATTGGCGCCGCCCGCCGACGACAGTTGCCATTTACCGGCGCGCGCCGGCTTTCCCGCGGGAGCACTGCTCGTGCCAGGCGGCTGGAATGGGGCGACATAGACCTCATTGCGACCGGACTCATCCGATGTATAAGCGACCCATCGGCCGTCGGGTGAAAACCGGGCGTCGTCCTCCTCAAACGGCGTCTTCAGGAAAACGAAAGGCTCGCGCTTACCGGTCAGCGGCAAGACCCAGATGTCGCAGGGCTTGCCGCCGATGTATCGCCCGAGCGAGAAGAGGAGGTAGTTGCCGTCCCGGGACCAATCGGACGGCCACTTTTCGTCCTTTGATTTATACAACTCCTCGGCCTCGCCGCCTTCGGATGGCCGCCGAATGAGCATGGGGGCAACGTCCCTCCTGGCCAGGAAGATGTTGCCGTACGCGATGCTGCGTCCGTCCGGCGACCAACACGGAGTCAAGTTTGACCCGCCGGTCTCGAAGGAAAGTCGCGTCTTCACGCCGCGGGAGATCTCGTAAACCCAGACATCCGTCGTGGGCCCGACGTGCGAAGTCGCGACCCGCTTGCCATCCGGCGCGATCCGCACCGACGCGAATTCGCCAGGCTCGCCCACGCGGCCCAGTTCCTTGCCGGATCGGTCCAGGCGCACCAGGTTCTGTCCTCCACCGGCTTGGCCGGAATGAAACGCCAGGATGCCGTTCTGCGAACTTGAATACGTTCCGCGCCAGACCGATGAGTCGTTGGTGACGCCCGCCGCGATGACGGCAGGCTCGCCCACAATCCGGCCGGTCGCCGCGTCGAAGGGCGCCGCCAACAGCGAGTTCTCCCGCAGGAAGAGCAGCCGATTCGACGCGATTTCGGCGTTGGAACTCGTGTTCAAGACAAGCTGAGGTTCTCCGCCGTCCAAAGAAAAATAAAGCAGCGCGTTGTCCTGCGTTTCGGCCGCGCCATGGGCAATGGCCAGGTACACAAAGTGCCGGCCGTCCGGACAGAACGATGGCCACCGATGGCTGGTGTGTTTGGTTTCGTCGACGCGAGTTACAGCCTCCGGGGAACCGCCCGTGGCCGGTACCCGGCAGATCGGACTTCGAAAGTCCGGCGCAAACAGAATGATGCCGTCGCGGCTCCATGTACCACCGCGGCCAGCCGGGGCATTGCACAGGGTCATCGGCGGTCCGCCGGTCATGTCCACTTTCCGCATCTTCTCGGGAACAAAGAACGCGATCGAGCGGCTGTCCGCCGACCAGAAGGGGAAGGACGCCTCCTCGGTTCCAGGTAATGCCCGCGCCGTAGCGACGGCGAGCGGGCGCACCCAGAGCCTGATCACTCCATCCCCGCCTGCGGCTGTGAAGGCCAGTGTCGTTCCATCCGGCGATATGACCGACGGTCCGGCCTGATCGCCGACGGTGATAAAACTCGCACCCTCCGGTGGCGGGATGAACGAGCGAATGACGACCGGTTCGCTTTCACCACGTCGAAAGGCAAGCACGGCCAGCCCCAGGCACACGGCCAGCAGCACGAGCGTGCTCGCCAACCAGAGGCGATGACTCCGCCTCCGCGCCGCGATCAGCGGCGCCGGCAGCCCGGCCTGCGACCCGCCTTCGGCAATCCAGCGCAGGTGCAAAAGCACGTCGTGCGCCGTCTGGATTCGGTCGTCTGCGTCCTTCGCCAGGCACATTTTCACCAGTTGATCCAGGGCCGGCGGGGTCATGGGCTGGACCTGGGAGATCGGCGCCGGCTGCAAAGACATGATCGAAGAGATCAGGCTTGCCTGGCTCTTGCCTTCAAACGCCCGCTTGCCTGTGGCCATTTCATAAAGTACCGCGCCGAACGCGAACAAATCTGTCCGTGCATCTGCCTCGCGGCCCTCCAACTGCTCGGGGGCCATGTATTGAAACGTGCCGAGCAGCGTCCCGGCGCTGGTCAGCGGCTTCGTCACGGTCAGGCCGGACGTGTCCCCTTCGAGGACCGAGGCGGACTTGGCCAATCCGAAGTCCAAAAGCTTGGCCCCGGTCTTGGTGAGCATGATGTTGCCGGGCTTGAGATCGCGATGAACGACGCCGCTACGATGGGCCCGCTCCAGCGCTGAGGCGATTTCAGAGCCAATCTTGAGCGTCTGCTCCAGCGGTAGCGGCCCCTTCTCGAGCCGCCGGGCCAGCGTTTCGCCTTCGAGCAACTCCATCACCAAATAGTCGATGCCGTCCTGATGGCCGATGTCATGGAGCGTGCAAATGTGCGGATGCGTTAGCTGCGAAATCGCCCTCGCCTCCCGATCGAAGCGCTCTTTCACTTCCGGGCTGTCCGACAGATGCGACGGCAAGACCTTGATCGCCACATCGCGATTGAGTCGAGTGTCCTTTGCGCGGTACACCTCGCCCATCCCCCCCGCGCCGAGGGGTGACTCGATTCGGTAAGGGCCAAGCTGTGCGCCGGGCGAAAGTGACATCATTCCTTACCTACCCGCATTTTGGATTGGAGTTCTTCGAACCAGTTCACGACGACCGTCGGCTGCTGCGATTGCTCGTTCACGTCACCTGCCGTACGGAGGAACAGGAAGCGGTTTCCGTCGGGAGCGACATCCGCGGGTCCGCCGAAGGTGCTCCCGTTGACCTCAAAAAGCAGCCGGGGATTCTGGGCGCGGAGCGTGTCATCCTGAACCGAAACGGACACGGACATGATTTTCTCGTCATAGCGGTAGAAGATTTCAGTTCCATCGGGAGACCACTTCGGAGAAAAAGACCGTCCCGTTGATAGCTTCACCTTGGCCCCCGGTCGAAGGAAGGGGCGAACGTAGATTTCAAATTCCCCCGACTCGTTGGAGACATAGGCGATCCATTTCCCATCGGGAGACAGTGTCGGCCCCAACTCCGTAAAAGTCGTGGCCAGAAACACCTCCGGCTTTCGCTCCTCGCCGTCCAGCCGGACGTACATGATGTCGGTGTCGGTCTTGGGGTTGAACTCACTGAACACCAGGATCGACCCATCCGGCGAGAACGAATTCGGAATCTGGCGATTGTCGCTGGTGGTGAGGCGTTCAGCGTCCCCGGTGCCATCGGCCGGCTGGCGAAAGAGATTCATATTGGACGACCCGCGCTCGGAAGCAAAGACGATCCATTTCCCATCCGGGCTCCACAGGGGAAATCGATCCGTCGCCTCGTCGACCGTCAAGCGCATGAAGCTGTCCCGCTCGATCTCCAGAATCCAGATATCCGCATTGGAGCTCTCGAGAATCTCCGCCGCGAGACGGGTCGCGTCCGGCGCGAGCCGTACGGTGCCGAAATCCCGCTTCTGCTGAGAGATGGGCGTTTCCTTTCCCTCCCGATCGATCCAGATCGGCAGGTCTTCGGCCCCGCGTACTGAACCGGGAAGATAGTAGAAAGTCCCGGTTTGCGAAAAAGCGAATTGATAGCTGCCCATGGGCGGGAATCCGGAAACTCCCTCCAGCACCGGTATGGGCGATCCGGTTGCTTCCAATTTCTCGGCGTCGAAGGGGAGGGCCATCAGGGTCCCCGATCGGCCGAAGACGATATGACCGGTGGGGACGTACCGGGCGAACGTGCCTCCCTCGACAATGACTTTCTGTTCAAGAGTATCAAGACGGAGCGCGACGATTTTGGCGGCGGTGTAGTCATCGTTCTTGGCCGTTGCCGTGTACAACGCGGACTTGCCGTCCGGAAGAAGCTGCGGCCAGCGATGAGACGGCGACCCTTGACCTCTTCCGGCGTCGGTGAGCTTGAGAGGCTCGCCTCCCGCAGCGGGAACCCGCCAGATGCCCGAGTTCCGGTCCGGCGCGAAGACAATGGTCCCGTCCGCGCACCAGCTTCCTCCGCGAAATTCCACAGCGTCGCAAATCGTCGTGGCGGGGCCGCCCAGGACCGAAATCCTTCGCAGCTTGCCCTTTTGGGCGAACGCAATCCATTCGCCGTCCGGCGAAAAGAATGGGCTAACGGCGTCCTCCGTGTTCGCCAGCGGCGTGGCCTCCAGTTGATGGAGGAGACGCAAATACAAGCGCCGCCCCGATTCGTTGCGGCCTACAAAGACGATCTTCGTCCCGTCGGGTGAAATATCCATCATCGGCCAGCGCGACCCCGCCAAGGCCTGGGATTCGGGAATGGCCAGGGAATAGCGCATGACCGGCGGAGTCTTCGGTCGTGTTGTGAACCACAAGGCGCCCAGCGCAGCGATCAGAACAGTACAGAGCGCCCAGGGAAGGCCACGCCGCCACGCACGCCGTCTACCGGACGCGACGGCGGCGGAGAGCGCGGCGTCACCGAGCCGGAGCATGGAGGAGGTCGGATCGGCCAGGACGTTCTCCAGCTCGATCCGCGCATCGCCGATGTCACGAAGTCTCTTGTTCCGGTCTTTCGCCAGGCAACGGCGCAGGAGAAGCTGAATCGTCGGCGGCGTACTCGGAGGCAGCAGGGCCCATTCCGGCTCTTTGTGCAGGAGAGCCCCGATCGAGTCGGTCGCCGTCTCGCCCGCAAAAAGCCTCGCGCCCGACAGACATTCAAAGAGCACACATCCGAACGCCCAGATGTCCGTGCGCTTGTCGACGGATCGCCCCCGGGCCTGTTCGGGACTCATGTAGCCCGCGGTTCCGAGTATGACGCCCGGCCGGGTGAACTCGCCGGTGAGGGTCGGGGAGTGCGCCAGCTCCGTGGGCGAATGGGACGGGGCCGAGCTCCCGTCACCGAGCAGGGCCTTGGCCAAACCAAAATCGAGGACTTTTACGCTTCCGTCCGGCGCGAGCTTCACGTTGGCGGGTTTCAGGTCGCGGTGGACGATGCCTTTCTCGTGGGCCGCCTCAAGGGCCTCGGCGATCTTCCGGGCCGTGTCGAGCGCTTCTTCGATCGGAAGCGGTCCTCGCCCCAGCCGCTCGGCCAGCGTCTCGCCGTCGGCCAATTCCATCACCAAGAGGCGTTGGCCGTCCTGTTCCTCGAATCCGTAGATCGCGGCGATGTTGGGATGGCTCAGCGTCGCCAGCGTTCGCGCCTCGCGCTCGAAG encodes:
- a CDS encoding protein kinase, whose amino-acid sequence is MSFSTGAKLGPYEIVAPLGAGGMGEVWRAKDTRLDRDVAIKVLPEAMAGDKERLLRFEREARLLASLSHPNIAAIHGFEHLDGRHLLIMEFVDGPTLAQRLTSGPLPVDEGLDVGVKIAEALEAAHEKGVIHRDLKPANIKITPEGKVKVLDFGLAKALAEESGGSSVADSPTITANYTRPGVVLGTAPYMSPEQARGKSLDKRTDIWSFGCVLYEMLTGGRLFDGESSSDIIARILERDPDFSTLPPKVPPRVRELLKHALEKNPRRRLRDIGDAVLELEASVTNREWSTTAINVAATSSRGFGRRAAAIAALAATIALAAYAGWQWGGRSRPRGSGALAGNFVKLTDQQGIESHPALSPDGKMVVYVAFDGDDLDIFALRVGGLNPLNLTRDCAKDDTQPAFSPDGTRIVFRSERDSGGLFVMGATGESPRRLTDFGFDPKWSADGRHVAFATEGVFDPLSRNSTSLLWSVDVSSGEKKKLTETDAVQPCWSPHGLRIVYWSVWKKGGQRDIYSIPSSGGEPVALMDDPATDWCPVWSPDGRFIYFCSDRGGSMNIWRRAVDEQTGRPQGDCEPVTSGVTIFAQPSLTSDGRQMALTSVTLTANIERVGLNPKEGAVVGAPETVSRFTGILSYPDVSPDGEWIACVSADNLILLRSDGSERRQLTSDAYKDRGPSWSPDGKRLAFYSDRSGRYEIWTANPDGSNPTQLSHTTGRSVAFPQWSPDGKRLFFSNDDRIVIMDPNRPWAEQSAQVISTMEPPNAMTASSWSPDGKSFAGSIYDTESGSNEGIGVYTIETKSLRRIAEKGEFPKFLSDGRRLVFLRNDELMLVEIDGGAPRTLLSIAPDRLDTNGMSLPRDDSAIYYTRHRMEADVWLIELP
- a CDS encoding protein kinase, with protein sequence MMSLSPGAQLGPYRIESPLGAGGMGEVYRAKDTRLNRDVAIKVLPSHLSDSPEVKERFDREARAISQLTHPHICTLHDIGHQDGIDYLVMELLEGETLARRLEKGPLPLEQTLKIGSEIASALERAHRSGVVHRDLKPGNIMLTKTGAKLLDFGLAKSASVLEGDTSGLTVTKPLTSAGTLLGTFQYMAPEQLEGREADARTDLFAFGAVLYEMATGKRAFEGKSQASLISSIMSLQPAPISQVQPMTPPALDQLVKMCLAKDADDRIQTAHDVLLHLRWIAEGGSQAGLPAPLIAARRRSHRLWLASTLVLLAVCLGLAVLAFRRGESEPVVIRSFIPPPEGASFITVGDQAGPSVISPDGTTLAFTAAGGDGVIRLWVRPLAVATARALPGTEEASFPFWSADSRSIAFFVPEKMRKVDMTGGPPMTLCNAPAGRGGTWSRDGIILFAPDFRSPICRVPATGGSPEAVTRVDETKHTSHRWPSFCPDGRHFVYLAIAHGAAETQDNALLYFSLDGGEPQLVLNTSSNAEIASNRLLFLRENSLLAAPFDAATGRIVGEPAVIAAGVTNDSSVWRGTYSSSQNGILAFHSGQAGGGQNLVRLDRSGKELGRVGEPGEFASVRIAPDGKRVATSHVGPTTDVWVYEISRGVKTRLSFETGGSNLTPCWSPDGRSIAYGNIFLARRDVAPMLIRRPSEGGEAEELYKSKDEKWPSDWSRDGNYLLFSLGRYIGGKPCDIWVLPLTGKREPFVFLKTPFEEDDARFSPDGRWVAYTSDESGRNEVYVAPFQPPGTSSAPAGKPARAGKWQLSSAGGANPAWRFDGKEVFYIAADRKLMAIEVNGEGESIEIGSATALFTTNSPAGGEPFDVSADGQWFVVNNSTTTGSAPINLVTNWPAELKKP
- a CDS encoding protein kinase — encoded protein: MALVTGTKLGPYEVLAPLGAGGMGEVYRAKDTRLERDVAIKVLPEALATDKERLLRFEREARTLATLSHPNIAAIYGFEEQDGQRLLVMELADGETLAERLGRGPLPIEEALDTARKIAEALEAAHEKGIVHRDLKPANVKLAPDGSVKVLDFGLAKALLGDGSSAPSHSPTELAHSPTLTGEFTRPGVILGTAGYMSPEQARGRSVDKRTDIWAFGCVLFECLSGARLFAGETATDSIGALLHKEPEWALLPPSTPPTIQLLLRRCLAKDRNKRLRDIGDARIELENVLADPTSSMLRLGDAALSAAVASGRRRAWRRGLPWALCTVLIAALGALWFTTRPKTPPVMRYSLAIPESQALAGSRWPMMDISPDGTKIVFVGRNESGRRLYLRLLHQLEATPLANTEDAVSPFFSPDGEWIAFAQKGKLRRISVLGGPATTICDAVEFRGGSWCADGTIVFAPDRNSGIWRVPAAGGEPLKLTDAGRGQGSPSHRWPQLLPDGKSALYTATAKNDDYTAAKIVALRLDTLEQKVIVEGGTFARYVPTGHIVFGRSGTLMALPFDAEKLEATGSPIPVLEGVSGFPPMGSYQFAFSQTGTFYYLPGSVRGAEDLPIWIDREGKETPISQQKRDFGTVRLAPDATRLAAEILESSNADIWILEIERDSFMRLTVDEATDRFPLWSPDGKWIVFASERGSSNMNLFRQPADGTGDAERLTTSDNRQIPNSFSPDGSILVFSEFNPKTDTDIMYVRLDGEERKPEVFLATTFTELGPTLSPDGKWIAYVSNESGEFEIYVRPFLRPGAKVKLSTGRSFSPKWSPDGTEIFYRYDEKIMSVSVSVQDDTLRAQNPRLLFEVNGSTFGGPADVAPDGNRFLFLRTAGDVNEQSQQPTVVVNWFEELQSKMRVGKE